A genomic window from Cydia strobilella chromosome 26, ilCydStro3.1, whole genome shotgun sequence includes:
- the LOC134753009 gene encoding zinc finger protein 420-like, which yields MVYEDDSDIKKCTRQDQGKTIDKDDTDGLTDVLDDFEEITKTLNDAVDLDLSDDELDINDGSPFIDRAKTFNVEELFRGKINNDLNDISSKNINNDIGDIISKAFKGKDKVCIKKSNDKVNNLIAVKNEDTSSTFRDAEEVLKANINDLPSDLTFNDISMNANDLNDNDSNLVDTFNNFILDHDYFDEKFLLETGDSEFMKKHVISKKTDEDSLLREIIPNMTKKDEIVIFKEREKTKNKKTIKPVKNLLKLKLINKGANLNNGKDISKASNNKDDKTFKIEDESTSNEKKSTSEPIITKPELPIDDNIKTELSKEFIKFGSDFNFRIFELSKEEQLEEIQKKREGVLYVSAPYKCVNCAKGFKSMTTYENHLKVHEPSYGPFSCDICHSRHKSEARRRRHADTHRFKYCCTRCEVVARSRERAEAHFHWHAGKTFPCRYCGEQFGKASTHLSHIRLRHPAACVWCSQCGDPFVGALGLRQHMRRRHPTVANIEDSVELYCFTCRMQFQNSDAYLRHKEASGTSCRSDQRFCASCGDSFESEKALLHHRKLHANAPAPCHMCPAWFTSSHSRETHYLRAHLGASTPRAAPRHPRPRRPAVKKPAMCELCGKKYHSAAALSYHQRSHTGEKPFACTRCPKSFALNHSLQAHIRTHTGERPYRCSRCPRAFLNANNLARHKKTVHLGQKQYSRCAVCRRWLSSPSAARLHAAAVHGAGATHNAIAS from the exons ATGGTATATGAAGATGATAGCGACATAAAGAAATGTACCCGCCAAGATCAAGGCAAAACTATTGATAAAGATGACACAGACGGACTTACAGATGTTCTAGACGATTTCGAAGAAATAACTAAAACGTTGAATGATGCCGTAGATCTAGATTTAAGTGATGATGAGTTGGACATAAATGATGGAAGCCCTTTTATAGACAGAGCTAAAACCTTTAATGTCGAAGAATTATTCAGAGGAAAAATCAATAATGATTTAAATGACATCagcagtaaaaatataaataatgatattgGAGATATTATCAGCAAAGCTTTTAAAGGGAAAGATAAAGTTTGTATTAAAAAGTCAAATGATAAAGTAAATAATCTTATTGCTGTCAAAAATGAAGACACTAGTAGCACGTTTCGTGATGCGGAAGAAGTTCTTAAGGCAAATATTAATGATCTACCATCAGATTTAACATTTAATGATATTTCAATGAATGCTAATGATTTAAATGATAATGATTCAAATCTAGTTGACACTTTCAACAATTTTATCCTAGACCATGACTATTTTGATGAGAAATTTCTACTTGAAACTGGTGATTCTGAATTTATGAAAAAACATGTCATTTCTAAAAAAACTGATGAAGATTCTTTACTTAGAGAGATAATACCTAATATGACTAAGAAAGACGAAATAGTTATCTTCAAAGAACGAGAAAAAACTAAGAATAAGAAAACCATCAAACCCGTTAAAAATCTTTTGAAACTTAAACTAATTAATAAAGGAGCTAATCTAAACAATGGCAAAGATATTTCAAAAGCATCTAATAATAAAGatgataaaacatttaaaattgaaGATGAATCAACGTCAAACGAAAAAAAGTCTACTTCAGAACCAATAATAACCAAACCAGAACTACCCATCGATGACAACATTAAAACAGAATTGTCTAaagaatttataaaatttggATCTGATTTTAACTTTAGAATCTTCGAGCTAAGCAAAGAAGAGCAGTTGGAAGAAATTCAGAAGAAGAGAGAAGGAGTACTGTATGTAAGCGCGCCATACAAATGTGTTAATTGTGCGAAAGGGTTCAAGAGTATGACGACGTACGAGAACCATTTAAAAGTGCATGAACCT AGTTACGGTCCATTCTCGTGTGACATCTGCCACTCGAGGCACAAGTCCGAGGCCCGTCGACGTCGCCACGCCGATACGCACCGCTTCAAGTACTGCTGCACGCGCTGCGAGGTGGTTGCTAGATCCCG GGAGCGGGCGGAGGCGCATTTTCACTGGCACGCTGGCAAGACATTCCCATGCCGATACTGCGGCGAACAATTTGG CAAGGCTTCAACCCACCTGTCACACATACGTCTGCGGCACCCGGCCGCGTGCGTGTGGTGCTCGCAGTGCGGGGATCCTTTCGTGGGAGCCCTGGGGCTCCGCCAGCACATGCGCCGCAGGCACCCCACG GTGGCAAATATCGAGGACTCTGTGGAGTTGTATTGCTTCACCTGCCGCATGCAGTTCCAGAATTCAGATGCCTATCTTAGACACAAGGAGGCGTCAGGGACCAGTTGTCGTTCCGATCAACG TTTTTGTGCTTCGTGCGGCGACAGTTTCGAGTCGGAGAAGGCGTTGTTGCATCATCGTAAACTGCACGCAAACGCCCCCGCGCCTTGCCATATG TGTCCCGCCTGGTTCACATCCTCACACTCTCGTGAGACGCATTACCTGCGCGCGCACCTCGGCGCGTCcacgccccgcgccgcgccgcggcacccccgcccccgccggccGGCCGTCAAAAAACCCGCCATGTGCGAGCTTTGCGGGAAGAAATACCAC TCCGCAGCCGCCCTATCGTATCACCAGCGCTCACACACGGGCGAGAAACCATTCGCCTGTACGCGATGCCCGAAAAGCTTCGCTCTCAACCACTCGCTACAG GCACATATCCGCACGCACACGGGGGAGCGCCCGTACCGCTGCTCGCGGTGCCCGCGCGCGTTCCTCAACGCTAACAACCTAGCTCGCCATAAGAAAACT GTACATCTGGGCCAGAAGCA